From the genome of Candidatus Competibacteraceae bacterium:
CGCGGATCTTGGCGGCGACTTCGCCGACCTGCTGCTTGTCTATTCCGCGGACGACCACCTCGGTCTGGGTGGGCGTCTCGATGACGATGCCTTCCGGTATCTTGAACTCGACCGGATGAGAAAAGCCGAGAGTCAAATTCAGCACCTTGCCTTGCGCCTGAGCACGGTAGCCGACACCGACCAGTTGCAGCTTGCGTTCGAACCCCTGGGTGACCCCAATCATCATATTGTTGAGCAAGGCACGCATGGTGCCGGTCATCGCCCGGTGCTTGGGATCATTGGTAATCTGGTATGGATTGACCACCAAAGCATCGTCGTGCTGCCGGATCGCCACCCATGGATGCACATGGATCTCGGCCGAACCCTTCTTACCTTTGAGAGTGACGTGTTGACCATCGATGGCCACAGTTACTCCGGCCTGCACAACGACCGGCTGCTTACCGACGCGCGAGACACGGATTTGCTTTTCCTTGATTTCGGTTGCCATGATGCCGCTCCTTTACGCCACGAGACACAATACTTCGCCGCCGTGGCCGGCGGCGCGGGCCGCGCGGTCGCTCATCAATCCCTTGGAGGTGGACACGATGGCCACGCCCCAACCGCCCATCACCTTGGGCAGTTCATCCTTGCCGCGGAACACCCGTCGGCTGGTACGGCTGACCCGCTCGATCCGATCGATCACCGGCCGGCCCTCGAAATACTTGAGGGTAATGGTCAATTCAGCCTTGCTGGGAGCGATTTGCGTGATCGCGAAATCGCTGATGTAACCCTCGTCGCGCAGCACTTGGGCGATCGCCGCCTTCAGCTTGGAGGCCGGCATACCAACCTGAGCCTTGGCCGCACGTTGGGCATTACGGATGCGTGTCAGCATATCCGCGATGGGATCTGTCATGCTCATGTTCTAAAACAACTCCACATGGTCAGTATCGGGTCTTCCACCAACAGCGGAGCCAACCCTGAACTTAAGCGTTTTCTCCGGCCATCCAGGGCCGGAACATTCACCAGCTGGCCTTGCGCAAGCCCGGCACGTCACCACGCATCGTGGCTTCCCGCAGCTTATTGCGACCCAGACCGAATTTGCGATAGAAGCCATGCGACCGGCCGGTCAATCGGCAACGGTTGTGCAGCCGTACCGGGCTTGCATCGCGTGGCAAGACCTGCAGCCGCTTTTGCGCCTCCCGCCGTTGCTCGTCGCTGCTGGCTGGATCGCGAATCGTTTCCTTGAGCGCGGCACGCCTGGCGGCATACTGCTCTACGGTACGAACTCGTTTGGCCTCGCGGTTGATCATGCTCAGTTTTGCCACAGACTCATCCTCAGTTCCGAAACGGGAAATTGAACGCGGCCAGTAGCGCGCGCCCTTCTTCGTCGGTCCGCGCGGTCGTGGTGATCGTGATATCCAGACCGCGGATAGCATCGATCTTGTCGTAGTCGATCTCGGGAAAAATGATCTGCTCGCGCACACCCAAGCTATAGTTGCCGCGACCGTCGAAAGCACGGGCGCTGAACCCGCGGAAGTCGCGAATGCGCGGGATGGCCACATTCACCAACCGATCCAGGAACTCGTACATCCGGTCGCGTCGCAGCGTCACCTTGCAGCCGATTGGCCAACCGGCTCGAATCTTGAAGCCGGCGATGGACTTGCGCGACAGGGTGACGATCGGTTTCTGTCCGGCGATCTGAGCCAAGTGGCTGGTCGCGTGCTCCATCACCTTCTTGTCGGCGACCGCCTCGCCAACCCCCATGTTCAGGGTAATCTTGGTGATGCGTGGCACTTCCATGACATTCTGATAGCTGAATTGCTCGCGCAACCGCAGCATCACCGTTTCGCGATAATAGTGTTGCAGTCGGGCCATAACCGTCTCCTCAGGCATCCACGACTTCATTATTGGATTTGAAGTAGCGCACCTTGCGGCCGTCCTCCAGGATCCGGAACCCGACCCGGTCGCCTTTCTTGGTGGCCGGATTGAACAACAGTACATTAGAGCTATGAATCGCCGCTTCACGCTCGACGATGCCGCCAGCCACACCGCGAGATGGGTTGGGCTTGGTGTGCCGCTTGATCAGGTTCACACCGGCCACAAGCACACGGTCGTCGTTCACCACTCGCATCACTTTGCCGTGCCGACCCTTGTCCTTACCGGCGATGACGATCACTTCATCGTCTTTTCGAATTCTGCGCATTACCGCCTTCCTCCTGCCTCACAGCACTTCCGGCGCCAGGGAAATAATTTTCATGAACCGCTCGCCGCGCAACTCGCGGGTCACTGGCCCGAAGATACGGGTACCGATCGGTTCCAGCTTGTTGTTGAGCAGCACCGCGGCATTGCCGTCGAAACGGATCAGCGAACCGTCTGGCCGCCGTACGCCCTTGCGGGTGCGGACCACCACGGCGTTATAAACTTCGCCCTTGCTGACCTTGCCGCGAGGAATCGCGTCCTTGACGCTGACCTTGATGACATCACCAATATGCGCGTACCGGCGGTGGGACCCTCCCAGCACCTTGATGCACATCAGCCGGCGGGCGCCGCTGTTGTCGGCGACATCCAACATCGTTTGCATCTGAATCATGGTTCTACATTCCGTTCACGGATTTTGGAAAAGACTGCCGTGTCGAGCGCCCCCGGCCCGGTCGCGGCGGCTATTGCGCGTGCCGGACCACATCGACCAACATCCAGGATTTGGACTTGGACAAAGGCCGGCATTGTTTGATGGTCACCATGTCGCCCTCGTGGCACTGATTGTGCTCGTCGTGCGCGTGGAGCTTGGTGGTCCGACGAATGTACTTGCCGTAGACTGGATGTTTGACCAAGCGCTCAATGGCCAC
Proteins encoded in this window:
- the rplN gene encoding 50S ribosomal protein L14, translating into MIQMQTMLDVADNSGARRLMCIKVLGGSHRRYAHIGDVIKVSVKDAIPRGKVSKGEVYNAVVVRTRKGVRRPDGSLIRFDGNAAVLLNNKLEPIGTRIFGPVTRELRGERFMKIISLAPEVL
- the rpsN gene encoding 30S ribosomal protein S14, which gives rise to MAKLSMINREAKRVRTVEQYAARRAALKETIRDPASSDEQRREAQKRLQVLPRDASPVRLHNRCRLTGRSHGFYRKFGLGRNKLREATMRGDVPGLRKASW
- the rpsH gene encoding 30S ribosomal protein S8, with product MSMTDPIADMLTRIRNAQRAAKAQVGMPASKLKAAIAQVLRDEGYISDFAITQIAPSKAELTITLKYFEGRPVIDRIERVSRTSRRVFRGKDELPKVMGGWGVAIVSTSKGLMSDRAARAAGHGGEVLCLVA
- the rplX gene encoding 50S ribosomal protein L24 codes for the protein MRRIRKDDEVIVIAGKDKGRHGKVMRVVNDDRVLVAGVNLIKRHTKPNPSRGVAGGIVEREAAIHSSNVLLFNPATKKGDRVGFRILEDGRKVRYFKSNNEVVDA
- the rplF gene encoding 50S ribosomal protein L6, which produces MATEIKEKQIRVSRVGKQPVVVQAGVTVAIDGQHVTLKGKKGSAEIHVHPWVAIRQHDDALVVNPYQITNDPKHRAMTGTMRALLNNMMIGVTQGFERKLQLVGVGYRAQAQGKVLNLTLGFSHPVEFKIPEGIVIETPTQTEVVVRGIDKQQVGEVAAKIRAYRPPEPYKGKGVRYANETIILKEAKKK
- the rpsQ gene encoding 30S ribosomal protein S17; protein product: MTAENQVERTLTGRVTSNKMDKTITVAIERLVKHPVYGKYIRRTTKLHAHDEHNQCHEGDMVTIKQCRPLSKSKSWMLVDVVRHAQ
- the rplE gene encoding 50S ribosomal protein L5 encodes the protein MARLQHYYRETVMLRLREQFSYQNVMEVPRITKITLNMGVGEAVADKKVMEHATSHLAQIAGQKPIVTLSRKSIAGFKIRAGWPIGCKVTLRRDRMYEFLDRLVNVAIPRIRDFRGFSARAFDGRGNYSLGVREQIIFPEIDYDKIDAIRGLDITITTTARTDEEGRALLAAFNFPFRN